The following proteins are encoded in a genomic region of Candidatus Methylospira mobilis:
- a CDS encoding nuclear transport factor 2 family protein, translated as MIDKAFADRFAADWIHAWNRHDLERVLSHYSDNFEMSSPVIIQVAGEASGTLKGKDAVGAYWAKALQLIPDLQFEPVATLLGVNSITLYYKSVRGPAAEVFHFNQDGKVVRAYAHYS; from the coding sequence ATGATCGACAAGGCTTTCGCAGACCGGTTTGCGGCGGACTGGATTCATGCCTGGAACAGGCATGACCTTGAACGGGTTCTGTCGCATTACAGCGACAACTTCGAAATGTCGTCGCCTGTCATTATCCAGGTTGCGGGCGAAGCGTCAGGGACACTGAAGGGCAAGGACGCCGTGGGCGCATATTGGGCGAAAGCACTGCAATTGATTCCCGATCTTCAGTTCGAGCCCGTTGCCACGCTGCTCGGCGTAAACAGCATTACCCTGTATTACAAAAGTGTCCGTGGTCCGGCCGCCGAGGTGTTTCATTTCAACCAGGACGGCAAGGTTGTCAGGGCTTATGCGCA
- a CDS encoding branched-chain amino acid transaminase — protein MAMDDKDGVIWLDGEWLPWREAKVHVLTHTLHYGCGVFEGVRAYKAEKGTAIFRLRDHTDRLFRSAHIMQMKMPYGKDELDGVQLEAISRNVLSSAYLRPMVFFGSEGMGLHAANLQVHVMVAAWEWGSYLGAENMEKGIRIHTSSYTRNHVNSQMCKAKANGNYINSILAVREAVAAGYDEALLLDHEGYVAEGSGENIFIIRKGVLYTPDLTSALEGITRETLITIAEEQGLRVIEKRITRDEVYVADEAFFTGTAAEVTPIRELDGRTIGEGRRGPITTRLQALYFDYVHGRIAGHADWLSYTGG, from the coding sequence ATGGCGATGGATGATAAAGACGGCGTAATCTGGCTGGACGGCGAGTGGCTGCCTTGGCGCGAGGCCAAGGTTCATGTGCTGACCCATACGCTGCATTACGGCTGCGGCGTGTTCGAAGGGGTTCGCGCTTATAAGGCGGAAAAAGGCACGGCCATATTTCGTCTGCGTGACCATACCGACCGTCTTTTCCGTTCCGCCCATATCATGCAGATGAAGATGCCCTACGGCAAGGACGAGCTCGACGGCGTTCAGCTTGAGGCGATATCCAGAAACGTACTGTCCAGCGCCTATCTGCGTCCGATGGTTTTCTTCGGATCTGAAGGCATGGGCTTGCATGCGGCGAATCTTCAGGTGCATGTCATGGTGGCGGCCTGGGAATGGGGCAGCTATCTGGGCGCGGAGAACATGGAAAAAGGCATCCGCATCCATACCTCGTCCTACACGCGCAATCATGTCAACAGCCAGATGTGCAAGGCCAAGGCCAACGGCAATTACATCAACTCTATACTCGCCGTGCGAGAAGCGGTCGCAGCGGGTTACGATGAGGCCTTGCTGCTGGATCATGAAGGCTATGTTGCCGAAGGCAGCGGGGAAAACATTTTCATCATACGTAAAGGCGTGCTTTACACCCCTGACCTGACCTCGGCGCTGGAGGGCATCACCCGCGAAACGCTGATAACCATAGCGGAAGAGCAAGGGCTGCGCGTGATTGAGAAACGCATCACGCGAGATGAGGTGTATGTAGCGGACGAGGCGTTCTTTACCGGCACCGCTGCGGAAGTCACGCCGATACGCGAGCTGGACGGACGCACGATCGGCGAAGGCCGGCGCGGTCCGATTACCACGCGTCTGCAGGCCCTGTATTTCGATTATGTGCACGGGCGCATCGCCGGGCATGCCGACTGGCTGAGTTATACCGGCGGCTAG
- the glnE gene encoding bifunctional [glutamate--ammonia ligase]-adenylyl-L-tyrosine phosphorylase/[glutamate--ammonia-ligase] adenylyltransferase, whose protein sequence is MSRNRQELPEVLQRQVSESCEQLLSYFSAHQSGLAAEQVDALLRVMPSVFASSLFARNQCKLYPDVFVELAVSGCLFDTLDVGKLALSLKCFFSQAGDDDALMSGLRRVRNREMLRIAWRDIAGWDDIDNTLRELSILAQTIIAETLEHLFQQACDASSVPLTPEGLPQRLVTLAMGKLGAYELNFSSDVDLIFAYEYDGELFDRYQTSYGEFYTRLIRRLIRVLDETTADGFVFRVDVRLRPFGQSGPLVMNFAAMETYYATQAGEWERYAMIKARVITGDWPSAQHLQSMLHAFTYRRYLDYRALEELRSLKQKIGSQLQRKDTPENIKLGNGGIRECEFIAQAFQLIRGGQEPGLRERSIILVLKNLAELGYLPQSVSADLITHYRFLRTVENRIQEYADQHMHTLPVSEIQQLAMAYALGFSGWAKCKAHIDEVRKEVRHHFEQTFTLPVTGTDHTQMEAQSPWLEMDNDALQQALIRLGYAEYSTIQALLSAFFHGAAVKKLTRRGRDALNRLLPLLLSMAGKQIPDCRNQVIERLLHLLEVIATRNVYYTLLIENPGALERLVELAASSAWIISYIAEQPLLLDELLDNRQLYKPLSRRQLSDDLVMHLARVDTDDTEALLTALRQFKQSNVLKIAASDIAGIIPLMVVSDYLTWLAEVLVDAVLAQAWRVTALKHDIGEEAREPGVQGFAVIAYGKMGGLEMSYSSDLDLVYLYEDTLPPVTETPSMFYAKLAQRMLGMLSAQMLSGRLYEVDLRLRPSGNSGLLVSSMSAYEHYQMNNAWVWELQALVRARWVAGDRRLEAGFNAIRAGALARASSLDGLRLSVVEMREKMRGRLLTDVATRFDLKQGRGGVVDIEFIVQFGVLKHAAQYPALLQYTDVMRLLDALGETGYLDEESRELLKQSYRLFRERIHSAALLHVNAGIPVTEDIETRNGVLAIWRQIMESD, encoded by the coding sequence ATGAGCCGAAATAGACAGGAACTCCCGGAAGTGCTGCAACGGCAGGTCAGCGAATCCTGCGAACAACTGCTGAGCTACTTCTCCGCACATCAGTCCGGTCTTGCCGCCGAGCAGGTTGACGCCCTGTTGCGCGTCATGCCTTCGGTGTTTGCTTCCAGTCTTTTTGCCCGCAATCAGTGCAAATTATACCCTGACGTGTTCGTCGAGTTGGCCGTCAGCGGCTGCCTGTTCGATACGTTGGACGTCGGGAAGCTCGCCTTGTCGCTAAAGTGCTTTTTTTCGCAAGCAGGCGATGATGACGCGCTGATGTCGGGTTTGCGCCGCGTCAGAAACCGCGAGATGTTGCGCATAGCCTGGCGCGATATTGCCGGTTGGGACGATATAGATAATACACTGCGCGAACTGAGCATCTTGGCGCAAACGATAATAGCCGAAACCCTTGAGCATCTGTTCCAGCAGGCTTGTGATGCCTCGTCCGTACCGTTGACGCCCGAGGGTTTACCGCAACGTTTGGTGACGCTGGCCATGGGGAAACTGGGCGCATATGAACTGAATTTCTCGTCCGACGTCGACCTGATATTCGCATATGAGTACGATGGGGAGCTGTTCGATCGTTATCAAACCAGTTACGGTGAGTTTTATACCAGACTGATACGCCGGCTTATCAGGGTTTTGGATGAAACCACGGCGGATGGTTTTGTGTTTAGAGTGGATGTGCGTTTACGTCCCTTCGGCCAAAGCGGGCCATTGGTGATGAATTTTGCTGCCATGGAAACCTATTATGCGACGCAGGCTGGCGAGTGGGAGCGTTACGCGATGATCAAGGCGCGCGTTATCACCGGTGATTGGCCTTCAGCGCAACACCTGCAGTCGATGTTGCATGCTTTTACCTACCGGCGTTATCTGGATTACCGCGCGCTGGAGGAACTGCGCAGCCTCAAACAGAAAATCGGCTCGCAGTTGCAACGTAAGGATACGCCCGAAAACATCAAGCTGGGTAATGGCGGCATACGCGAGTGCGAGTTTATAGCGCAGGCGTTTCAATTGATACGCGGCGGACAGGAGCCGGGTTTACGGGAGCGCTCCATTATCCTTGTTTTGAAGAATCTGGCTGAACTGGGATATCTGCCGCAATCGGTTTCTGCGGATCTGATAACGCATTATCGTTTTCTGCGTACGGTAGAAAACCGGATACAGGAGTATGCCGACCAGCATATGCATACCTTGCCAGTCAGTGAAATACAGCAACTGGCTATGGCCTATGCGCTGGGGTTTTCCGGTTGGGCGAAGTGCAAGGCGCATATCGATGAAGTGCGAAAGGAAGTACGTCATCATTTCGAACAGACTTTCACGCTTCCGGTGACAGGTACGGATCATACGCAGATGGAAGCGCAGTCGCCCTGGCTGGAAATGGACAATGACGCGTTGCAGCAGGCATTGATCAGACTTGGATATGCCGAGTATTCCACGATACAGGCACTGCTGTCGGCGTTTTTTCATGGCGCAGCGGTGAAAAAACTTACAAGACGCGGACGTGACGCGTTGAATCGCTTGTTGCCATTGCTTTTGTCCATGGCCGGCAAGCAAATTCCGGATTGCCGAAACCAGGTAATCGAGCGTTTGCTCCACCTGTTGGAGGTGATTGCGACGCGCAACGTTTATTATACGCTGCTGATCGAAAATCCAGGCGCGCTTGAGCGTCTGGTCGAATTAGCCGCTTCCAGCGCCTGGATTATAAGCTATATAGCCGAACAGCCCTTATTACTGGATGAGTTGCTGGATAACCGTCAGCTTTATAAGCCGCTTAGCCGCCGGCAGTTGAGCGACGATCTTGTCATGCATCTGGCTCGGGTCGATACTGATGACACCGAAGCTTTATTGACTGCGCTGCGCCAGTTCAAGCAATCCAATGTGCTCAAAATTGCCGCTTCCGATATTGCCGGCATAATACCGCTTATGGTGGTGAGCGATTATCTGACCTGGTTGGCCGAGGTTCTGGTTGACGCGGTGCTCGCGCAGGCATGGCGTGTCACTGCGCTGAAGCATGATATCGGCGAAGAAGCTCGTGAGCCGGGTGTACAGGGCTTTGCCGTAATTGCATACGGCAAAATGGGCGGATTGGAAATGAGTTACAGCTCCGACCTGGATCTGGTTTACCTCTATGAAGACACGCTGCCGCCGGTAACCGAAACACCTTCCATGTTTTACGCGAAACTCGCGCAACGCATGCTCGGCATGCTTTCCGCGCAGATGCTGTCCGGCAGGCTCTACGAAGTCGATCTAAGACTGCGTCCCAGCGGCAATTCCGGGCTGCTGGTCAGCAGCATGAGCGCTTATGAGCATTACCAGATGAACAATGCCTGGGTCTGGGAGCTGCAGGCGCTGGTGCGCGCGCGCTGGGTGGCGGGCGACCGGCGTCTGGAAGCCGGTTTTAATGCGATACGGGCCGGCGCACTTGCGCGCGCGTCATCCCTGGATGGGCTGCGATTATCCGTCGTGGAGATGCGGGAGAAAATGCGCGGCCGCTTGCTGACCGATGTTGCGACGCGCTTCGACCTCAAGCAGGGGCGCGGCGGCGTGGTCGATATCGAGTTTATAGTACAATTCGGCGTATTAAAGCATGCTGCGCAATATCCGGCGCTGTTGCAGTATACGGATGTGATGCGCCTGCTTGATGCTTTGGGTGAAACAGGCTACCTGGACGAGGAAAGTCGTGAACTCCTCAAACAGAGTTACCGCCTTTTCCGGGAGCGCATACATAGCGCGGCGTTGCTGCACGTGAACGCCGGCATACCGGTCACCGAAGATATCGAAACCCGCAACGGCGTCCTTGCTATCTGGCGGCAAATCATGGAAAGCGATTGA
- the rplQ gene encoding 50S ribosomal protein L17, which produces MRHGNSGRKLNITGSHKRALFRNLTIALLNNEIIKTTLPKAKELRRFAEPLITLSKNDTLAAKRLAFSRLRNRDAVVKLFAEIGPRYANRPGGYLRVLKCGFRPGDSAPLAYVELVDRPSAPE; this is translated from the coding sequence ATGCGCCACGGTAATTCCGGAAGGAAATTAAATATTACGGGCAGCCACAAAAGGGCACTCTTTAGAAACTTGACCATCGCTTTGCTGAACAACGAAATTATCAAAACCACGTTGCCGAAAGCCAAAGAGCTCCGCCGTTTTGCCGAGCCTTTGATTACATTATCCAAGAACGACACGCTGGCGGCTAAGCGTCTTGCATTCAGCCGTTTACGCAATCGCGACGCGGTAGTAAAACTGTTTGCGGAAATCGGTCCGCGTTACGCTAATCGTCCGGGTGGTTATCTGCGCGTTCTGAAGTGCGGTTTTCGGCCGGGCGACTCGGCTCCTTTGGCTTATGTTGAATTGGTAGATCGTCCGTCTGCGCCCGAGTAG